From Zingiber officinale cultivar Zhangliang chromosome 5B, Zo_v1.1, whole genome shotgun sequence, the proteins below share one genomic window:
- the LOC121985928 gene encoding uncharacterized protein LOC121985928: MKFLDWYLKIGAVSALIGASMEVFMIHTGFYGKVTVLESEKRAWESTPEAQAIRDALNPWRERDDAARKSSCRTFERNPNLGKLQKALASLEAIKFP; encoded by the exons ATGAAGTTTCTTGATTGGTACTTGAAGATTGGCGCGGTATCGGCGCTGATCGGAGCATCCATGGAGGTATTCATGATCCACACTGGTTTCT ATGGCAAGGTCACCGTTCTAGAGTCCGAAAAGCGAGCCTGGGAGAGCACTCCAGAGGCTCAAGCAATTCGAGATGCTCTCAATCCTTGGAGAGAGCGGGACGATGCAGCAAGAAAATCCTCATGCCGTACCTTTGAAAGAAACCCAAACTTGGGGAAG TTGCAAAAGGCCTTAGCTTCCTTAGAAGCCATCAAGTTTCCCTGA